One part of the Rhodococcus oxybenzonivorans genome encodes these proteins:
- a CDS encoding adenylate/guanylate cyclase domain-containing protein — protein sequence MVSMLLANFIGAILVFAFVRYGVPIPESQAIIADRVRNVAIFGGYLAFAAVVSLTAAAMMLRSVIRWQLRGGPPTRSEQMSALHAPLRQAIVHLVLWILGGIIFVLLTITEMPELAVAVIVTVCMAATTTFGFTYMLGERILRPVAARALSEGEFDRTMAPGVGTRLAMTWGLGTLMPVIGIILLCVTQLTTDLVFSPNALAWAIMLLSIIAIAQAFALSMLTASQISDPIKQLRRAIERVQRGATDVRVEVFDGSEIGRLQVGFNRMMRESDERRLLRELFGQHVGEDVARRALQFGTELGGETRFVAVLFVDMVGSTGAAAERPPGEVVNLLNEFFRVVVDVIDRHHGFVNKFMGDAALAIFGAPLDRPDAPTAALAAARELRFALHEITGLDIGIGVSAGLAVAGNIGAAERFEYTVIGDPVNEASRLTELAKLHPSRVLASTSALYFADEEEQAHWELGEQVQLRGRRRNTHLAWPEDYPE from the coding sequence ATGGTCTCGATGCTCCTCGCCAATTTCATCGGTGCCATCCTGGTTTTCGCGTTCGTGCGATATGGCGTGCCGATTCCCGAATCGCAGGCCATTATCGCCGACCGGGTGCGCAACGTTGCGATCTTCGGCGGGTATCTGGCCTTCGCCGCGGTGGTGAGTCTCACTGCGGCAGCGATGATGCTGCGGTCCGTCATCCGCTGGCAATTACGCGGCGGCCCGCCCACCCGCAGTGAACAGATGTCGGCGCTGCACGCACCGCTGCGGCAGGCGATCGTGCATCTGGTCCTGTGGATACTCGGCGGGATCATCTTCGTGCTGCTCACCATCACCGAGATGCCCGAACTGGCGGTCGCAGTGATCGTCACCGTCTGCATGGCCGCGACCACCACGTTCGGCTTCACCTACATGCTCGGGGAACGCATTCTGCGCCCGGTGGCGGCGCGCGCCCTCAGCGAGGGGGAATTCGACCGGACCATGGCCCCCGGAGTCGGCACCCGCCTGGCGATGACGTGGGGCCTCGGCACGTTGATGCCCGTCATCGGCATCATCCTGCTCTGCGTCACACAGTTGACCACCGACCTCGTGTTCTCCCCCAACGCATTGGCCTGGGCGATCATGCTGCTGTCGATCATCGCGATCGCACAGGCCTTCGCACTGTCGATGCTGACCGCCAGCCAGATCTCCGACCCCATCAAACAGTTGCGGCGGGCCATCGAACGGGTTCAGCGCGGCGCCACCGACGTGCGGGTGGAGGTGTTCGACGGAAGCGAGATCGGACGGTTGCAGGTCGGGTTCAACCGCATGATGCGCGAATCGGACGAACGGCGGCTGCTGCGCGAACTGTTCGGTCAGCACGTCGGTGAGGACGTCGCGCGGCGGGCGCTGCAGTTCGGTACCGAACTCGGCGGCGAGACGAGGTTCGTGGCCGTTCTGTTCGTCGACATGGTCGGCTCCACCGGCGCCGCCGCGGAGCGTCCCCCGGGCGAGGTCGTGAACCTGCTCAACGAGTTCTTCCGCGTAGTCGTCGATGTGATCGACCGACACCATGGATTCGTCAACAAGTTCATGGGTGACGCGGCTCTCGCAATCTTCGGCGCCCCGCTCGACCGCCCCGACGCCCCGACCGCCGCACTGGCGGCCGCGCGCGAGCTGAGGTTCGCGCTCCACGAGATCACCGGTCTCGACATCGGGATCGGCGTGTCCGCGGGCCTGGCCGTCGCCGGAAATATCGGTGCCGCAGAAAGGTTTGAGTACACCGTGATCGGTGACCCCGTCAACGAGGCGTCGCGCCTCACCGAGCTCGCCAAGCTTCATCCCAGCCGCGTCCTGGCGTCCACCAGCGCGCTGTACTTCGCCGACGAGGAGGAGCAGGCGCACTGGGAGCTGGGCGAACAGGTGCAGTTACGTGGGCGTCGTCGCAACACCCATCTGGCTTGGCCGGAGGACTATCCGGAGTAA
- a CDS encoding lysylphosphatidylglycerol synthase transmembrane domain-containing protein, giving the protein MALPRSDPPTAEPPRQRSRFWWIKWLLGAGLLTLLTIEGIYLWPTLSDSWKALTEIHWGWVAACIAAQAVSLSGYGAVQQRLLRAGGVVVSQLKSVSVIYASTAMAVSLPAGQVFSTAFTYKQTRKWGATPVVASWQLAISGVIAAGSLAFLGVAGAFAVGTRVSPITLVLSLIAAFALFYGLRYISRNPDCIESTGHRVLTRYNRFRKNPPETGVERWKEILSQLDSVELGRRDSLAAFGWSAVHRLADVACLGFACWAVGAEPSFAGLLIAFAAAKAVASIPLAPGGLGFVDGTLIATLTAAGTTASQALAAVFVYRVVSYILVALIGWIVFLILFRHNQHEDLEMDLEFERREQPGARHTPHSTGEADTA; this is encoded by the coding sequence GTGGCCCTGCCTCGTTCCGACCCGCCCACTGCCGAGCCACCTCGGCAGCGAAGTCGATTCTGGTGGATCAAGTGGCTGCTCGGGGCCGGGCTGCTCACCCTCCTGACCATCGAGGGCATATACCTGTGGCCGACCCTCAGCGATTCGTGGAAAGCACTCACCGAGATCCATTGGGGATGGGTTGCAGCCTGCATCGCGGCGCAGGCGGTGTCGCTGAGCGGCTACGGCGCCGTCCAGCAGCGGTTACTGCGAGCCGGAGGCGTCGTCGTCTCCCAGTTGAAGTCCGTGTCCGTCATCTACGCGAGCACTGCGATGGCCGTCAGCCTGCCGGCAGGCCAGGTCTTCTCCACCGCGTTCACCTACAAGCAGACCCGCAAGTGGGGCGCGACGCCTGTCGTCGCATCGTGGCAGCTCGCGATCTCCGGGGTGATCGCCGCAGGCAGCCTCGCGTTTCTCGGCGTGGCCGGCGCGTTCGCCGTCGGAACCAGAGTCAGCCCCATCACCCTGGTGTTGTCACTGATAGCCGCATTCGCCCTGTTCTACGGCTTGCGATACATATCCCGTAACCCCGACTGCATCGAGTCGACGGGACATCGGGTTCTCACTCGGTACAACAGGTTCCGTAAGAACCCTCCGGAAACCGGTGTCGAGCGATGGAAGGAGATCCTCAGCCAGCTCGATTCGGTGGAGTTGGGCCGGCGCGATTCCCTCGCCGCCTTCGGGTGGTCGGCGGTGCACCGCCTCGCCGATGTGGCCTGTCTCGGGTTCGCCTGCTGGGCCGTCGGCGCCGAACCCTCGTTCGCCGGCTTGCTCATCGCGTTCGCTGCCGCCAAGGCGGTTGCCAGTATTCCGCTGGCGCCGGGAGGACTCGGGTTCGTCGATGGCACCTTGATTGCCACCCTGACGGCGGCGGGAACGACGGCGTCGCAGGCGCTTGCAGCCGTCTTCGTCTACCGCGTGGTCAGTTACATTCTCGTGGCCCTGATCGGGTGGATCGTCTTCCTCATTCTCTTCCGCCACAATCAGCATGAGGACCTAGAGATGGACCTCGAGTTCGAGCGCCGGGAGCAGCCGGGGGCGAGACACACCCCGCACAGCACCGGCGAAGCCGACACTGCCTAG
- a CDS encoding MerR family transcriptional regulator: MGRAADLLGVTAAFLRSLDDMGLLVAYRSEGGHRRYSRRQLRLAARVRELVDTGTAVEAACRIISLEDQLAEARRENTSS; this comes from the coding sequence ATGGGGCGCGCCGCCGATCTTCTCGGTGTCACCGCAGCGTTTCTTCGGAGTCTCGACGACATGGGGTTGCTGGTGGCGTACCGCTCGGAGGGCGGACATCGCCGCTATTCGCGGCGTCAGCTCCGGCTTGCCGCCCGCGTCCGGGAGCTCGTCGACACCGGCACGGCAGTCGAAGCGGCCTGCCGCATCATCTCGCTCGAAGACCAGCTCGCCGAGGCTCGGCGCGAAAATACCAGCAGCTAG
- a CDS encoding DUF3054 domain-containing protein: MKKFLPALVVDVVLVVVFCAIGRRSHDEATALTGLAITAWPFLSGLAVGWVATVALYRDKFDAALIVPTGLLVWFSTLVVGMLLRVVSGQGTAFSFILVAGTVLAVFLLGWRAVARAVTKVRTPS, from the coding sequence GTGAAGAAGTTCCTTCCCGCACTGGTCGTCGATGTCGTGCTCGTGGTCGTCTTCTGCGCAATCGGCCGCCGGAGCCACGACGAAGCCACCGCGCTGACGGGACTCGCCATCACGGCGTGGCCCTTCCTCAGCGGCCTCGCCGTCGGCTGGGTCGCGACCGTAGCGCTGTACCGCGACAAGTTCGACGCCGCGTTGATCGTGCCGACGGGGCTGCTGGTGTGGTTCTCGACACTGGTGGTCGGCATGCTGCTCCGCGTTGTCAGTGGTCAGGGCACGGCCTTCAGTTTCATCCTGGTGGCGGGCACTGTTCTGGCGGTGTTCCTTCTCGGCTGGCGTGCGGTCGCGAGAGCCGTCACGAAGGTACGCACCCCCAGCTGA
- a CDS encoding peptide MFS transporter: MSDTVDPRQDEKRADTGFFGQPFALANLFGVEMWERFSFYGMQGILIYYLYYSAADGGLGISEASATSIVGAYGGTVYLSTILGAWIADRLLGSERTLFYSAVLVMLGHIALAVFPGLWGVGVGLVCVAFGSGGLKANATSLVGDLYDEHDERRDAGFSIFYMGINLGALVGPLLTGWAQDTMGFHAGFALAAVGMAFGLVQYTLGRKHLRGIGATAPNPLPSDQRTKWIAIAAAAVIVIAAACLTGLVTTSNMSDVVVALTVVAAIGYFAIILSSRRITAIERSRVYAFIPMFIASAVFWSLFQQQFTTVAVYSDKRLDRNLFGWDFPPSWVQSINPVFIIIFAGVFAAAWTKLGPRQPSSPVKFAMGTMIMGLAFLAFIPMSGGGANSAPLLGLCGILLLFTFAELLLSPVGLSLSTKLAPEAFHTQMVALFFLSVALGTAMAGTLAGFYNENNEVPYFTAIGLGSIAVGVLLAVGSPWIKRLMKGVH, from the coding sequence ATGAGTGACACCGTCGATCCGCGGCAGGACGAAAAGCGAGCCGACACCGGTTTCTTCGGCCAGCCGTTCGCCCTCGCGAACCTGTTCGGCGTGGAAATGTGGGAGAGGTTCTCGTTCTACGGGATGCAGGGCATCCTGATCTATTACCTCTACTATTCGGCAGCCGACGGCGGGCTCGGAATCTCCGAGGCCTCGGCCACCAGCATCGTCGGCGCCTACGGCGGCACGGTGTATCTCTCGACGATCCTCGGGGCGTGGATCGCCGACCGGCTCCTCGGTTCCGAGCGCACCCTGTTCTACAGCGCGGTACTCGTCATGCTCGGGCACATCGCACTGGCCGTCTTCCCGGGCCTGTGGGGTGTGGGGGTCGGACTCGTGTGTGTGGCCTTCGGCAGTGGCGGTCTGAAGGCGAACGCGACCTCGCTGGTCGGCGACCTCTACGACGAGCACGACGAGCGCCGCGACGCCGGATTTTCCATCTTCTACATGGGTATCAACCTCGGCGCTCTCGTCGGTCCCCTGCTGACCGGCTGGGCGCAGGACACCATGGGCTTCCACGCCGGTTTCGCCCTCGCCGCCGTCGGTATGGCGTTCGGTCTGGTTCAGTACACGCTGGGCCGCAAGCATCTGCGCGGCATCGGTGCGACCGCCCCCAACCCGCTGCCGTCGGACCAGCGCACCAAGTGGATCGCCATCGCCGCCGCAGCAGTGATCGTGATCGCCGCGGCGTGCCTGACCGGTCTGGTCACCACGAGCAACATGTCGGATGTCGTCGTGGCGCTCACAGTCGTCGCGGCCATCGGCTACTTCGCCATCATCCTGTCGAGTCGCCGCATCACCGCGATCGAGCGGAGCCGGGTCTACGCATTCATTCCGATGTTCATCGCGAGTGCCGTCTTCTGGTCGCTGTTCCAGCAGCAGTTCACCACCGTCGCGGTCTACTCCGACAAGCGACTCGACCGCAACCTGTTCGGATGGGACTTCCCGCCCTCCTGGGTGCAATCGATCAACCCGGTCTTCATCATCATTTTCGCGGGCGTGTTCGCCGCCGCATGGACGAAGCTCGGGCCACGCCAGCCGTCCTCCCCCGTCAAGTTCGCGATGGGCACGATGATCATGGGGCTGGCGTTCCTGGCGTTCATTCCGATGTCCGGTGGTGGCGCCAACAGCGCTCCACTCCTCGGCCTGTGCGGCATTCTCCTGCTGTTCACCTTCGCGGAACTGCTCCTGTCGCCGGTAGGGTTGTCGCTGTCGACCAAGCTCGCCCCGGAGGCTTTCCACACGCAGATGGTTGCCCTATTCTTCCTGTCCGTGGCGCTGGGTACTGCGATGGCGGGCACGTTGGCCGGTTTCTACAACGAGAACAACGAGGTCCCCTACTTCACCGCTATCGGCCTCGGGTCCATCGCGGTGGGCGTGCTGCTGGCGGTCGGCTCACCGTGGATCAAGCGTCTGATGAAGGGAGTGCACTGA
- a CDS encoding sulfite exporter TauE/SafE family protein has product MPLLDIGLLIVAGFFAGLVGFVTGLASIVSYPALLAAGLPPVTANVTNTVAMVAVGVGALSNSTREVADTGPKLWRWVLASAAGGIVGAAILLGAPEGSFEAVVPFMVAFAALALLLQPRIRAFAGERDLPRTYMLSLFVVAIYGGYFGAGAGVIFLASALILTSETIWRATILKSFLLGIANLVAALGFAVFGPVHWGAAAAMAIGALAGGWCGPPVVKRIPPSILRVVIAVAGFGLAGWLWMR; this is encoded by the coding sequence GTGCCCCTGCTCGATATCGGTCTACTCATCGTCGCGGGGTTCTTCGCGGGACTGGTCGGCTTCGTCACCGGACTGGCCTCCATCGTGTCGTACCCGGCCTTACTCGCAGCGGGACTGCCGCCTGTCACCGCGAACGTCACCAACACCGTTGCGATGGTGGCCGTCGGCGTCGGTGCGCTCTCCAACTCGACGCGCGAGGTGGCGGACACGGGCCCGAAGTTGTGGCGCTGGGTGCTGGCGTCCGCTGCCGGTGGAATAGTCGGGGCCGCGATCCTCCTGGGCGCCCCCGAGGGTTCCTTCGAGGCCGTGGTGCCGTTCATGGTGGCGTTCGCCGCGCTTGCCCTGCTCCTGCAGCCGCGGATCCGCGCGTTCGCCGGGGAGCGCGACCTGCCCCGTACCTACATGCTGTCCCTGTTCGTCGTCGCAATCTACGGCGGCTATTTCGGCGCAGGAGCCGGCGTGATCTTCCTGGCGAGCGCATTGATCCTCACGTCCGAGACGATCTGGCGCGCCACCATCCTGAAGAGCTTCCTTTTGGGTATCGCGAATCTCGTGGCGGCTCTCGGCTTCGCGGTGTTCGGACCCGTTCACTGGGGCGCCGCGGCGGCGATGGCGATCGGTGCCCTTGCCGGCGGTTGGTGCGGTCCGCCGGTGGTCAAGCGGATTCCGCCGTCGATACTCCGTGTCGTGATCGCGGTGGCAGGGTTCGGCCTCGCCGGGTGGCTGTGGATGCGGTAA
- a CDS encoding NTF2-like N-terminal transpeptidase domain-containing protein, whose translation MVDMGNGRSLGRRNKYVIALITAVISAVVLASCVMSTEEADAKSVVASFVEALNERDAAAAAAHTSYPNAAESAIQQMFDGLKPEDAQFDLTQFMDLGSDSGFFTVGAAWNFGEGKDWSYQVQGGVRHLSVGWRISWDPSILAPDLGNGRSVRYDRTDAAPPRIFDAAGALLMNEQTINAITLDPATMPDPVVTTRRLAEVLEPVAPLVTADTMMADLAQKPGEQVTAVLLRDQDYLYLEEDLNIPGVVVIKTPKLITADRRITTPLLDPLRKVWQANRDATAGWAVHLVDPNGTLIPQAGFQGPPGPDIVATMDSRLQLAAEEAVVSVGTPASIIAIQPSTGAVLAAAQNNQAMEQGPITFQGLYPAGSNLDLIKKAAGLQKGVDPSSLSMEDIAKAGNQFGLGMNYNVPGLDHQTAVFTADQSGMNQVMNRKNEDLPAVTPFGMAMVAASIARGSAPAPMIVQGQPGTSEVAAQPLPANVTDQLRAMMRDNVVRGGASLLNGYPDLIGMNGASGDDRWFYGSRGDLAFAVLVADADGGDRAVKMTDMLFREMAKPAS comes from the coding sequence ATGGTGGACATGGGGAATGGACGATCGCTTGGACGCCGCAACAAATACGTGATCGCCCTCATAACGGCTGTGATATCAGCGGTCGTTCTGGCGTCCTGCGTGATGTCGACAGAGGAGGCCGACGCCAAGTCGGTCGTCGCCTCCTTCGTCGAAGCGCTGAACGAGCGCGATGCCGCTGCCGCTGCCGCACACACCTCGTATCCCAACGCCGCAGAGTCGGCGATTCAGCAGATGTTCGACGGCTTGAAACCCGAGGACGCCCAGTTCGACCTCACCCAGTTCATGGACCTCGGTTCCGACTCCGGGTTCTTCACCGTCGGTGCCGCGTGGAACTTCGGTGAGGGCAAGGACTGGAGCTATCAGGTGCAGGGCGGCGTGCGGCACCTGTCGGTGGGCTGGCGCATCTCGTGGGATCCGTCGATCCTCGCGCCCGACCTCGGTAACGGGCGTAGCGTCCGATACGACCGGACGGACGCCGCTCCGCCCAGGATTTTCGACGCCGCCGGTGCGCTGCTGATGAACGAGCAGACCATCAATGCGATCACCTTGGATCCGGCCACGATGCCGGATCCTGTCGTGACCACCCGCCGCCTGGCCGAAGTCCTCGAACCGGTGGCTCCGCTGGTGACGGCAGACACGATGATGGCCGACCTCGCCCAGAAACCGGGAGAGCAAGTCACCGCAGTCCTCCTGCGCGATCAGGACTACCTGTACCTCGAGGAGGACTTGAACATCCCCGGGGTCGTGGTTATCAAGACACCGAAACTGATCACTGCGGATCGCCGCATCACCACTCCGCTGCTCGACCCGCTGCGGAAGGTGTGGCAAGCCAACCGTGACGCCACCGCCGGCTGGGCCGTCCACCTCGTCGATCCGAACGGCACGCTGATCCCGCAGGCGGGATTCCAGGGCCCACCCGGACCCGACATCGTCGCCACCATGGATTCGCGGCTGCAGTTGGCTGCTGAAGAAGCGGTGGTCAGTGTGGGCACCCCGGCCTCGATCATCGCGATCCAGCCGTCCACCGGGGCCGTTCTCGCCGCCGCGCAGAACAACCAAGCGATGGAGCAGGGGCCGATCACCTTCCAAGGTCTCTACCCGGCCGGGTCGAACCTCGACCTGATCAAGAAGGCCGCCGGACTGCAGAAGGGTGTCGACCCGTCGTCGCTGTCGATGGAGGACATCGCGAAGGCAGGGAACCAATTCGGACTCGGGATGAACTACAACGTTCCGGGGCTCGACCACCAGACCGCGGTGTTCACTGCCGACCAGTCGGGAATGAACCAGGTGATGAACCGCAAGAACGAGGACCTGCCCGCCGTGACACCGTTCGGAATGGCAATGGTGGCGGCGTCGATCGCCCGGGGCAGTGCGCCCGCACCGATGATCGTGCAGGGTCAGCCGGGGACCAGCGAGGTGGCGGCTCAGCCGCTTCCCGCGAACGTCACCGATCAGCTGCGCGCAATGATGCGGGACAACGTGGTGCGCGGCGGCGCTTCCTTGCTGAACGGCTACCCCGACCTCATCGGCATGAACGGGGCCAGTGGCGATGACCGCTGGTTCTACGGATCCCGCGGAGACCTCGCCTTCGCGGTGCTCGTTGCCGACGCGGACGGTGGCGACCGCGCCGTGAAGATGACCGACATGCTGTTCCGGGAGATGGCCAAGCCGGCGAGCTGA
- a CDS encoding penicillin-binding transpeptidase domain-containing protein has translation MIDYVRTSTVRHSPTGPRRKATAGIAVLAMTLSACGLFGPDQPDTVSQEFVDALNADDVQAAAALTTDPAAASAAITALYDGLGNKDGTFARTDVQESGDDAGTFTMEVTWPFAEGQEWKYSTSGNAAKQGDDWKITWDPAVLAPGLTEDTTVRYTPTTGRPPKVLSSSGAPILTEQVVTLVNLDQGADTAAVAALLAPLAPTITPASLQKDVADAQGKPVTAISLRAEDLAPIEAQLTALPGVTLVPQARLLSTDKALASPTLSGLADLWQQGQDASAGWAVQLVSADGSAESIAGEDGPVAPDITTTLDLPMQTAAERALADMPQQAAIVALRPSTGAVLAVAQNAPADALGPIALTGLYPPGSTFKTVTTSAALQAGSATIDTVLPCPGTENIEGRQIPNDDQFDLGQVPLHTAFARSCNTTMGRLAVGLPADALQNAALQFGLGVDYVTPGLTTVTGNVPIADSSAARVESAIGQGQVTASPFGMALVAASIARGSTPAPMIVTGQPGTADRTAPPVPAEVTADLRTMMRETVTGGTATALQDIPGLLGKTGTAESGNGPAHGWFVGIKDDLAFAVFVATGDSSAPAVQAAGRFLR, from the coding sequence ATGATCGACTACGTGCGCACCTCAACAGTTCGTCACAGTCCCACCGGCCCCAGGCGTAAGGCCACCGCCGGCATAGCCGTCCTCGCGATGACGCTGTCCGCCTGCGGCCTCTTCGGACCTGATCAGCCGGATACCGTCAGCCAGGAGTTCGTCGATGCTCTCAATGCCGACGACGTCCAGGCAGCCGCGGCCCTCACCACCGACCCCGCCGCCGCATCGGCGGCCATCACCGCCCTCTACGACGGGCTGGGCAACAAGGACGGAACCTTCGCCCGTACCGACGTGCAGGAGTCGGGCGACGACGCCGGAACCTTCACGATGGAGGTCACCTGGCCCTTCGCCGAGGGGCAGGAGTGGAAGTACAGCACGAGTGGCAACGCGGCGAAGCAGGGTGACGACTGGAAGATCACCTGGGATCCGGCCGTGCTTGCGCCCGGGCTCACGGAAGACACGACCGTTCGCTACACCCCGACGACCGGGCGGCCGCCGAAGGTGCTGTCGTCGTCTGGCGCGCCGATTCTCACGGAGCAAGTGGTCACTCTGGTGAACCTGGACCAGGGTGCGGACACCGCCGCAGTGGCAGCGCTGCTCGCCCCCCTCGCGCCCACGATCACCCCGGCGTCACTGCAGAAGGATGTGGCCGATGCCCAGGGCAAACCCGTCACCGCGATCAGTCTGCGCGCGGAGGATCTGGCACCCATCGAGGCGCAACTGACTGCACTTCCAGGGGTGACGCTCGTCCCGCAGGCGCGACTGCTGAGCACCGACAAGGCACTCGCATCCCCGACGCTGTCCGGACTCGCCGACCTGTGGCAGCAGGGGCAGGACGCCTCCGCCGGGTGGGCCGTCCAGCTGGTCTCAGCCGATGGCTCGGCGGAGAGCATCGCGGGGGAGGACGGCCCCGTCGCCCCCGACATCACGACCACCCTCGACCTCCCGATGCAGACGGCGGCCGAGCGGGCTCTGGCGGACATGCCGCAGCAGGCCGCGATCGTCGCCCTGCGCCCGTCCACCGGTGCCGTGCTGGCGGTCGCGCAGAACGCTCCCGCCGACGCGCTCGGCCCGATCGCGCTCACCGGCCTGTACCCGCCGGGGTCCACCTTCAAGACGGTCACGACGTCGGCTGCCCTGCAGGCCGGATCCGCCACCATCGACACCGTGCTGCCCTGCCCCGGAACCGAGAACATCGAGGGCAGGCAGATACCCAACGACGATCAATTCGACCTTGGTCAGGTCCCGCTGCACACCGCCTTCGCCCGATCGTGCAATACCACGATGGGCCGGTTGGCTGTGGGGCTTCCGGCCGATGCCCTACAGAACGCGGCCCTGCAGTTCGGACTCGGGGTGGATTATGTGACACCGGGTTTGACAACCGTGACCGGCAACGTACCGATCGCCGACAGCTCGGCGGCCCGTGTCGAATCTGCGATCGGTCAGGGTCAGGTGACCGCGTCCCCCTTCGGAATGGCATTGGTTGCGGCGTCGATCGCTCGCGGCTCCACGCCGGCGCCCATGATCGTGACGGGGCAACCGGGCACTGCCGATCGGACGGCCCCGCCGGTACCTGCCGAGGTGACCGCGGATCTGCGAACGATGATGCGTGAAACTGTGACCGGCGGTACCGCTACTGCGCTACAGGACATTCCGGGACTGCTCGGAAAAACCGGCACGGCGGAGTCTGGTAACGGTCCGGCCCACGGCTGGTTCGTCGGAATCAAGGACGATCTCGCATTTGCCGTATTTGTCGCCACAGGAGACAGCTCGGCCCCTGCTGTGCAGGCCGCGGGGCGTTTTCTGCGCTAA